In the genome of Streptomyces sp. NBC_00190, one region contains:
- a CDS encoding SCO family protein codes for MRTTRWTVAALLAAAALTLTACGGQPADTNSVTQISGGQNKGKAATVLDRPFSKPELVLTDTTGKPWNLREQTKGRPTLIYFGYTNCPDVCPLTMSNIAVAKKALPQTDQDKLQVVFVTTDPERDTPDSLGAWLKSQDPSFTGLTGDFATIQVAARSLGIGIEAAKKEADGSVVSMHGAQVIAFSPKTDEGYVLYGEGATVDDYTKDLPKLIKGENP; via the coding sequence ATGCGCACCACACGTTGGACGGTCGCCGCTCTCCTAGCTGCGGCCGCGCTCACCCTGACCGCCTGCGGCGGCCAGCCCGCCGACACCAACTCGGTCACCCAGATCTCCGGCGGCCAGAACAAGGGCAAGGCCGCGACCGTTCTGGACCGCCCCTTCAGCAAGCCGGAGCTGGTCCTCACGGACACCACCGGCAAGCCGTGGAACCTGCGGGAGCAGACCAAGGGCAGGCCGACGCTCATCTACTTCGGCTACACCAACTGCCCCGACGTGTGCCCGCTGACGATGAGCAACATCGCCGTCGCCAAGAAGGCGCTCCCCCAGACCGACCAGGACAAGCTCCAGGTCGTCTTCGTCACGACGGACCCCGAACGGGACACTCCCGACTCCCTCGGCGCGTGGCTCAAGTCCCAGGACCCGTCCTTCACCGGGCTCACCGGGGACTTCGCCACCATCCAGGTCGCCGCACGCTCGCTCGGCATCGGTATCGAGGCCGCCAAGAAGGAGGCCGACGGCAGCGTCGTCTCCATGCACGGCGCCCAGGTCATCGCGTTCTCGCCCAAGACCGACGAGGGCTACGTCCTCTACGGCGAGGGCGCCACCGTCGACGACTACACCAAGGACCTGCCGAAGCTCATCAAGGGAGAGAACCCGTGA
- a CDS encoding copper chaperone PCu(A)C: MNARTTRTLAAALSLTAALAISGCSSSKDDAAKPAPTVGGAFMPEPVNDKMAGAFMVIKNDSKTADKLTGVTSTLSDDLQIHESKDQKMQQVPSLDVPANGELKLERGGNHIMFMGLKSTPKVGDKVTVELRFEKADPVKVELDVKERTYTAQNSNAH, from the coding sequence GTGAACGCCCGCACCACCCGCACCCTCGCCGCCGCCCTCTCCCTGACGGCAGCACTCGCCATATCCGGCTGTTCGAGCTCCAAGGATGACGCGGCCAAGCCCGCGCCGACGGTCGGCGGAGCCTTCATGCCCGAGCCCGTCAACGACAAGATGGCCGGCGCGTTCATGGTCATCAAGAACGACTCCAAGACCGCCGACAAGCTCACTGGTGTCACCTCGACGCTCTCCGACGATCTGCAGATCCACGAGAGCAAGGACCAGAAGATGCAGCAGGTCCCGTCCCTGGACGTGCCTGCCAACGGTGAGCTCAAGCTGGAACGCGGCGGCAACCACATCATGTTCATGGGGCTCAAGAGCACCCCGAAGGTCGGCGACAAGGTCACCGTCGAGCTCCGCTTCGAGAAGGCCGACCCCGTCAAGGTCGAACTCGACGTGAAGGAACGGACGTACACCGCGCAGAACTCCAACGCCCACTGA
- a CDS encoding copper resistance CopC/CopD family protein — MTATAPAPSTVHARATALLPRFALVLAALLATLFTAASPASAHAALTASDPKDGAVVATAPAQVTLSFSEQVAMGDDSIRVLDPQGKRVDTGELRDMCSGNTIRYGTALHSGLPNGTYTVAWQAVSADSHPISGAFTFSVGAPSATAVTLPARQAGGGPVGIAYGIARYAAYTGFTVLVGGAAFILLCLRRGAAERPLQKLVVRAWVTLTAATLAMLVLRTPYTGSGKFADVFDLDGLKAVLDTKTGASLISRLLLLGAAALFIAVLFGVYARRLQGATTAEEVKDTSDLTFGLGIGGAVVSGGIAATWSLSEHASTGIQPGIAMPADILHLLAVATWLGGLAALLLSLYKIPGIERSAVRRFSRVAFVSVLVLVVTGVYQSWRQLGTWSALTGTSYGRLLLLKVGLVTVLVGIAYVSRKWTARLSESTESTADVSRETVTAAADVSRETSPVTVPADPRRAAQLARQRAARESAREKRARDADPERAGLRRSVLAETGVAVALLAVTTVLTSTEPGRTVERETTRGSAATAVPDRAVKITLPFDTGGRNGKGNVRLELDPGRVGANTLHLWADSEDGKPLDLPEIKVSFTLPAKDIGPLPVLPDRSAPGHWTASGVQLPLAGEWRIDVTVRTSDIDQTTVQKTVKIG; from the coding sequence ATGACGGCCACCGCCCCCGCCCCATCCACGGTCCACGCCCGGGCCACGGCACTTCTGCCGCGGTTCGCGCTGGTCCTCGCAGCCCTGCTGGCAACCCTGTTCACCGCGGCCTCTCCGGCCTCGGCGCACGCCGCACTCACCGCGAGCGACCCCAAGGACGGGGCGGTGGTCGCCACGGCCCCCGCCCAGGTCACCCTCTCCTTCTCGGAGCAGGTCGCCATGGGCGACGACTCCATCCGCGTGCTGGACCCCCAAGGCAAGCGCGTGGACACCGGCGAACTGCGCGACATGTGCAGCGGGAACACCATCCGCTACGGCACCGCACTCCACTCCGGCCTGCCCAACGGCACCTACACCGTGGCCTGGCAGGCCGTCTCCGCCGACAGCCACCCGATCTCCGGTGCCTTCACCTTCTCCGTCGGAGCGCCCTCGGCCACCGCCGTCACCCTCCCCGCCCGGCAGGCGGGCGGGGGACCCGTCGGCATCGCGTACGGGATCGCCCGCTACGCCGCCTACACCGGCTTCACGGTCCTCGTCGGCGGCGCCGCCTTCATCCTGCTGTGCCTGCGCCGGGGAGCTGCCGAACGCCCGCTCCAGAAGCTCGTCGTACGCGCCTGGGTGACCCTCACCGCCGCCACCCTCGCGATGCTGGTGCTCCGCACCCCGTACACCGGGTCGGGGAAGTTCGCCGACGTCTTCGACCTCGACGGACTCAAGGCCGTCCTGGACACCAAGACCGGCGCCTCACTGATCTCCCGGCTGCTCCTGCTGGGTGCAGCCGCCCTCTTCATCGCGGTCCTCTTCGGTGTCTACGCCCGACGCCTGCAGGGCGCCACGACGGCGGAGGAGGTCAAGGACACCAGCGATCTCACCTTCGGCCTGGGCATCGGCGGCGCCGTTGTCTCCGGCGGCATCGCCGCCACCTGGTCCCTGTCCGAGCACGCCTCCACGGGGATCCAGCCCGGCATCGCCATGCCCGCCGACATCCTGCACCTGCTGGCCGTCGCCACCTGGCTCGGCGGCCTCGCCGCGCTGCTCCTCTCCCTGTACAAGATCCCCGGGATCGAGCGGTCGGCGGTCCGGCGCTTCTCCCGGGTCGCCTTCGTCAGCGTCCTGGTGCTCGTCGTCACCGGCGTCTACCAGTCCTGGCGCCAGCTCGGAACCTGGTCCGCCCTCACAGGAACCTCATACGGACGGCTGCTGCTCCTGAAGGTCGGGCTGGTCACCGTTCTCGTCGGCATCGCCTATGTGTCCCGGAAGTGGACCGCACGGCTCTCCGAGTCCACCGAGTCCACCGCCGATGTTTCACGTGAAACGGTCACCGCCGCAGCGGATGTTTCACGTGAAACATCGCCCGTCACCGTGCCCGCCGACCCCCGACGGGCGGCCCAGCTCGCCCGGCAGCGGGCCGCCCGTGAGAGCGCGCGCGAGAAGCGGGCGCGTGACGCCGACCCGGAGCGCGCAGGCCTGCGCCGCTCCGTCCTCGCCGAGACCGGTGTCGCCGTGGCCCTGCTCGCGGTCACCACGGTCCTCACGAGCACCGAGCCCGGGCGCACCGTCGAGCGGGAGACGACCCGGGGCTCTGCCGCCACCGCCGTACCTGACCGCGCCGTCAAGATCACCCTGCCCTTCGACACCGGCGGCCGGAACGGCAAGGGGAACGTCCGCCTCGAACTCGACCCGGGCCGGGTCGGCGCCAACACCCTCCACCTCTGGGCCGACTCCGAGGACGGAAAGCCCCTCGACCTCCCCGAGATCAAGGTGTCCTTCACCCTGCCCGCGAAGGACATCGGCCCCCTGCCGGTGCTGCCCGACCGCTCCGCCCCCGGACACTGGACCGCGTCGGGCGTACAGCTGCCGCTCGCCGGCGAGTGGCGCATCGACGTAACCGTCCGTACCTCCGACATCGACCAGACGACCGTCCAGAAGACCGTGAAGATCGGCTGA
- the efeB gene encoding iron uptake transporter deferrochelatase/peroxidase subunit: MTSVTESNPDIEISRRRLLGTVGAAGAAGLALGAAGGALAHSALADPANTSGAGGASRLSSLGATQAAFHGDHQAGITTPLQAKGHLVAFDLAAGAGRTEAAALLRRWSETARRLMAGETAASEDTGIALDAGPSSLTVTFGFGHSFFERTGLSARRPAALDPLPDFSSDRLDDRRSNGDLWIQIGADDGLVAFHALRALQKDAGEAARVRWQMNGFNRSPGATASPMTARNLMGQIDGTGNPKLSEPDFDKRIFVPAAGPGPAEHSWMAGGSYAVVRRIRMLLDDWDKQSLAQQEQVIGRTKATGAPLTGGGETTEMALDKFGPDGKPVIPSNAHARISAPEQNGGAAMLRRPFSFHDGIGIDGSPDAGLLFVCWQADPLRGFVPVQRKLDRGDALSAFIRHESSGLYAVPPGPRPGEYVGQRLLEA, encoded by the coding sequence CTGACCAGCGTGACCGAGAGCAACCCCGACATCGAGATCTCCCGCCGCCGCCTGCTGGGCACCGTCGGCGCCGCAGGCGCCGCCGGCCTTGCGCTGGGCGCCGCAGGTGGCGCGCTCGCGCACTCCGCACTCGCCGACCCCGCGAACACCTCCGGCGCCGGGGGCGCCTCGCGGCTGTCCTCCCTCGGTGCCACCCAGGCCGCCTTCCACGGCGACCACCAGGCCGGCATCACCACGCCCCTGCAGGCCAAGGGGCACCTCGTCGCCTTCGACCTCGCCGCAGGCGCGGGCCGCACGGAGGCCGCCGCACTGCTACGACGCTGGTCCGAAACCGCCCGCCGGCTCATGGCGGGCGAGACCGCCGCGTCCGAGGACACCGGCATCGCCCTCGACGCCGGTCCGTCCTCCCTGACTGTCACGTTCGGCTTCGGCCATTCCTTCTTCGAACGCACCGGCCTGAGCGCCCGCCGCCCCGCCGCCCTCGACCCGCTGCCGGACTTCTCCTCCGACCGGCTGGACGATCGGCGCAGCAACGGCGACCTGTGGATCCAGATCGGCGCGGACGACGGGCTCGTCGCCTTCCACGCCCTGCGCGCCCTTCAGAAGGACGCCGGTGAGGCCGCCCGCGTCCGCTGGCAGATGAACGGCTTCAACCGTTCCCCCGGCGCCACCGCCTCCCCGATGACCGCCCGCAACCTCATGGGCCAGATCGACGGCACCGGGAACCCGAAGCTCTCGGAGCCCGACTTCGACAAGCGGATCTTCGTGCCCGCGGCGGGCCCCGGGCCGGCTGAGCACTCCTGGATGGCCGGGGGCTCGTACGCCGTCGTCCGGCGCATCCGGATGCTGCTCGACGACTGGGACAAGCAGTCCCTCGCACAGCAGGAGCAGGTCATCGGCCGTACCAAGGCCACCGGCGCCCCGCTCACCGGCGGCGGCGAGACGACCGAGATGGCGCTCGACAAGTTCGGCCCCGACGGCAAGCCGGTCATCCCGTCCAACGCCCACGCCCGGATCTCCGCCCCCGAGCAGAACGGCGGGGCCGCCATGCTGCGGCGCCCGTTCTCCTTCCACGACGGGATCGGCATCGACGGGTCCCCCGACGCCGGGCTCCTCTTCGTCTGCTGGCAGGCCGACCCGCTGCGCGGATTCGTCCCCGTCCAGCGCAAGCTCGACCGGGGTGACGCGCTGTCCGCCTTCATCCGGCACGAGTCCAGCGGCCTGTACGCGGTTCCGCCCGGCCCCCGCCCCGGTGAGTACGTGGGACAGCGGCTGCTCGAAGCGTGA
- the pheA gene encoding prephenate dehydratase, which yields MSATRFTYLGPEGTFTEAALRTLPEAATRELVPMVSVPAALDAVRNGEAAAALVPIENSVEGGVTATLDELASGEPLMIYREVLLPIAFALLVRPGTALSDVKTVTGHPVAQPQVRNWLRANLPDAVWESAASNADGARLVQEGRFDAAFAGEFAAATYGLVPLVTEIHDAENAETRFVLVGRPARPAAPTGADKTSVVLWLGDDRPGALLELLQEFAVRGVNLMLIQSRPTGQGIGNYCFAVDAEGHISDRRVSEALMGLKRTCPQVRFLGSYPRAGVAQGDVRAPRPGTSDGDFTAASDWLTRCLDGRA from the coding sequence ATGTCGGCCACCCGCTTCACATATCTCGGTCCCGAGGGCACTTTCACCGAAGCCGCCCTCCGCACGCTGCCGGAAGCCGCCACCCGGGAGCTCGTCCCGATGGTGTCGGTCCCGGCCGCCCTGGACGCGGTGCGCAACGGCGAGGCCGCTGCCGCCCTCGTCCCGATCGAGAACTCGGTGGAGGGCGGGGTCACCGCCACCCTCGACGAGCTGGCCTCCGGCGAACCGCTGATGATCTACCGCGAGGTGCTGCTGCCCATCGCGTTCGCGCTGCTCGTGCGACCGGGCACAGCCCTTTCGGACGTCAAGACGGTCACCGGGCACCCGGTCGCCCAGCCCCAGGTACGCAACTGGCTGCGGGCGAACCTGCCCGACGCGGTGTGGGAGTCGGCCGCCTCCAACGCCGACGGCGCCCGGCTGGTCCAGGAAGGCCGCTTCGACGCGGCATTCGCCGGCGAGTTCGCCGCGGCCACCTACGGGCTCGTCCCGCTGGTGACCGAGATCCACGACGCGGAGAACGCCGAGACCCGGTTCGTGCTCGTCGGGCGCCCCGCCCGGCCTGCCGCCCCGACCGGTGCCGACAAGACGTCCGTCGTGCTGTGGCTCGGCGACGACCGCCCCGGTGCGCTGCTGGAACTCCTCCAGGAGTTCGCCGTGCGCGGGGTCAACCTGATGCTGATCCAGTCCCGGCCGACCGGACAGGGCATCGGCAATTACTGCTTCGCGGTCGACGCCGAGGGTCACATCTCCGACCGGCGGGTCAGCGAGGCCCTCATGGGCCTCAAGCGGACCTGCCCCCAGGTCCGCTTCCTCGGCTCCTACCCGCGTGCGGGTGTCGCTCAGGGTGACGTGCGCGCTCCGCGTCCCGGAACCTCCGACGGTGATTTCACGGCAGCCTCCGACTGGCTGACGCGTTGCCTCGACGGCCGGGCCTAG
- the serS gene encoding serine--tRNA ligase produces MIDLRLLREDPDRVRASQRARGEDVGLVDALLSADERRRSSGARFDELRNEQKSLGKLIPKASPEERAELLKKAEQLKQDVKAAEAEQNEADEAAKQLLLQLGNIVHEDVPVGGEEDFTVLETHGTIRDFAAEGFEPKDHLELGESLGAIDVERGAKVSGSRFYYLTGVGALLELALVNAAIAQATEAGFIPMLTPALVRPRAMEGTGFLGQAAENVYHLEKDDYYLVGTSEVPLAAYHMDEIIDADKLPLRYAGFSPCFRREAGTYGKDTRGIFRVHQFDKVEMFSYVAPEEAEAEHQRLLEWEKQWLTSLELPFQVIDVATGDLGASASRKFDCEAWIPTQGKYRELTSASNCDGFQARRLSIRYRDGKKTQPLSTLNGTLCAVPRTIVAILENHQQADGTVRVPPVLRPYLGGREVLEPITK; encoded by the coding sequence GTGATTGACCTCCGGCTGCTCCGTGAAGACCCTGACCGTGTCCGCGCCTCGCAGCGCGCCCGTGGAGAGGACGTCGGGCTCGTCGACGCACTGCTCTCCGCCGACGAGCGCCGCAGGTCCTCCGGCGCGCGCTTCGACGAACTGCGCAATGAACAGAAGTCGCTCGGCAAGCTCATTCCCAAGGCCTCTCCTGAGGAGCGGGCCGAGCTGCTGAAGAAGGCCGAGCAGCTCAAGCAGGACGTCAAGGCGGCCGAGGCCGAGCAGAACGAGGCCGACGAAGCCGCCAAGCAGCTCCTCCTCCAGCTCGGCAACATCGTCCACGAGGACGTCCCGGTCGGCGGCGAGGAGGACTTCACCGTCCTGGAGACGCACGGCACCATCCGCGACTTCGCCGCCGAGGGCTTCGAGCCCAAGGACCACCTGGAGCTCGGCGAGTCGCTGGGCGCCATCGATGTCGAACGCGGCGCCAAGGTGTCGGGCTCGCGCTTCTACTACCTCACCGGTGTCGGCGCACTGCTCGAACTCGCACTGGTCAACGCCGCCATCGCGCAGGCCACCGAGGCCGGCTTCATCCCGATGCTGACCCCGGCGCTGGTCCGCCCGCGCGCCATGGAGGGCACCGGTTTCCTCGGCCAGGCCGCGGAGAACGTGTACCACCTGGAGAAGGACGACTACTACCTGGTCGGCACCTCCGAGGTCCCGCTCGCCGCGTACCACATGGACGAGATCATCGACGCCGACAAGCTGCCGCTGCGGTACGCCGGCTTCTCGCCGTGCTTCCGCCGCGAGGCCGGCACGTACGGTAAGGACACCCGCGGCATCTTCCGCGTCCACCAGTTCGACAAGGTCGAGATGTTCTCGTACGTCGCGCCGGAGGAGGCCGAGGCCGAGCACCAGCGGCTCCTGGAGTGGGAGAAGCAGTGGCTGACCAGCCTGGAGCTGCCGTTCCAGGTGATCGACGTCGCCACCGGTGACCTGGGCGCCTCCGCCTCGCGCAAGTTCGACTGCGAGGCCTGGATCCCGACCCAGGGCAAGTACCGCGAGCTGACCTCCGCCTCGAACTGCGACGGATTCCAGGCCCGCCGGCTGTCGATCCGCTACCGCGACGGCAAGAAGACCCAGCCGCTATCCACACTGAACGGCACGCTGTGCGCCGTACCGCGCACGATCGTCGCGATCCTGGAGAACCACCAGCAGGCCGACGGCACCGTTCGCGTTCCCCCGGTGCTCCGTCCGTACCTGGGTGGCCGTGAGGTCCTGGAGCCGATCACCAAGTGA
- a CDS encoding HAD family hydrolase: protein MSPAPFPYKLVATDLDGTLLRGDDTVSERTREALVAATAAGAAHIIVTGRAVPWTRHVLDDLGYKGIAVCGQGAQVYDAGAHRLLTSVTLDRQLAGLALSKIEAEIGPLALAASRDGVDGEVLFGPGYQVQEGLPAVYLDDTAAMWAAPLNKLYIQHPGLDDDSLVSVARATVGSLVDIVMAGPGIVEILPLGLTKATGLSLAARRLRVKAAETIAFGDMPNDIPMFGWAAHGVAMANAHAELKAVADEVTASNEEDGIAVVLERLLGAA, encoded by the coding sequence GTGAGTCCGGCCCCGTTCCCGTACAAACTCGTCGCGACCGATCTCGACGGCACGCTGCTTCGCGGCGACGACACCGTCTCGGAACGCACCCGTGAGGCGCTCGTCGCGGCCACCGCGGCGGGCGCGGCGCACATCATCGTCACGGGCCGCGCCGTGCCCTGGACCCGGCACGTGCTGGACGATCTCGGCTACAAGGGGATCGCCGTGTGCGGGCAGGGCGCGCAGGTCTACGACGCGGGCGCGCACCGGTTGCTGACGTCGGTGACGCTGGACCGGCAGCTGGCCGGTCTGGCGCTGTCGAAGATCGAGGCCGAGATCGGCCCGCTGGCCCTGGCGGCCAGCCGGGACGGGGTGGACGGCGAGGTCCTGTTCGGCCCCGGCTACCAGGTGCAGGAGGGCCTCCCGGCCGTCTACCTGGACGACACGGCGGCGATGTGGGCTGCCCCGCTGAACAAGCTGTACATCCAGCACCCGGGTCTGGACGACGACTCGCTGGTCAGCGTGGCCCGGGCGACCGTGGGCAGCCTGGTCGACATCGTGATGGCCGGTCCCGGCATCGTGGAGATCCTCCCGCTGGGGCTGACCAAGGCCACCGGTCTCTCGCTGGCGGCGCGCCGGCTGCGTGTGAAGGCGGCGGAGACGATCGCCTTCGGCGACATGCCCAACGACATACCGATGTTCGGCTGGGCAGCCCACGGGGTGGCCATGGCCAACGCCCACGCGGAGCTCAAGGCCGTGGCCGACGAGGTGACGGCCTCCAACGAGGAAGACGGCATCGCGGTGGTGCTGGAGCGCCTGCTGGGCGCCGCGTAG
- a CDS encoding response regulator transcription factor codes for MTTRILIADDQEDIRSGFRLILDSQPDMTVVGEAADGESAVALARELRPDVVLADIRMPRLDGLEVTRLLAPRTRVVVVTTFDLDEYVHTALRNGACGFLLKRSGPALLIEGVRAAMAGDTLISPQITVRLLSRIAESGPAAAPTPEPHPLTGRELDIVRLVARGLTNAEIGAELFISAGTAKTHIANVQAKLGARNRVGIAAWAWEHGVVKTEAD; via the coding sequence GTGACCACACGCATCCTGATAGCCGATGACCAAGAGGACATCCGCAGTGGCTTTCGGCTGATCCTCGATTCGCAGCCCGACATGACCGTGGTGGGGGAGGCCGCGGACGGGGAGAGTGCGGTGGCGCTGGCCAGGGAGCTGCGCCCCGATGTGGTGCTGGCGGACATCCGGATGCCCCGGTTGGACGGGCTGGAGGTGACCCGGCTGCTGGCACCGCGGACACGGGTGGTGGTCGTGACCACCTTCGACCTGGACGAGTACGTGCACACCGCGCTGCGCAACGGCGCCTGCGGCTTCCTTCTGAAGCGGTCGGGACCCGCGCTGCTCATCGAGGGAGTCCGGGCGGCGATGGCCGGGGACACGCTCATCAGCCCGCAGATCACGGTGCGGCTGCTGAGCCGGATCGCCGAGTCCGGGCCGGCCGCTGCGCCGACGCCCGAGCCCCATCCGCTGACCGGCCGGGAACTGGACATCGTGCGCCTGGTGGCACGTGGGCTCACCAACGCCGAGATCGGTGCGGAGCTGTTCATCAGCGCGGGGACGGCCAAGACCCACATCGCGAACGTCCAGGCGAAGCTCGGAGCACGCAACCGGGTGGGGATCGCCGCGTGGGCGTGGGAGCACGGCGTGGTGAAGACGGAAGCCGACTAG
- a CDS encoding rhomboid-like protein, giving the protein MIEHTEPEPSRPIRSWIRSSPGTHIWLLIIAVTSVVVVIAPDRVEHVLLHRNSSNIHQLVQHPVRALLSSAFWIENPASLALYALLFELFHAPVERWLGTMRWLLIVATAHIVATLVSQKVLLMAIQDHRAPRSMTHVVDIGVSYGLAASIGVLTYRLPSPWKWFYLAGAVAFFGLPLVTGGTFTDLGHAIALCVGLLAWPLTRNVVSRETRPRFT; this is encoded by the coding sequence ATGATCGAGCACACCGAGCCTGAGCCGTCCAGGCCCATACGGTCCTGGATACGCTCCTCGCCCGGAACGCACATCTGGCTGCTGATCATTGCCGTCACCAGCGTCGTGGTCGTGATCGCGCCCGACCGGGTCGAGCACGTCCTGCTCCACCGCAACAGCAGCAACATCCACCAGCTCGTCCAACACCCCGTCCGGGCGCTCCTCAGCAGCGCCTTCTGGATCGAGAACCCGGCCTCGCTCGCCCTCTACGCCCTGCTCTTCGAGCTGTTCCACGCCCCCGTCGAACGCTGGCTCGGCACGATGCGCTGGCTCCTGATCGTCGCGACGGCCCACATCGTCGCCACGCTGGTCAGTCAGAAGGTCCTGCTGATGGCCATCCAGGACCACCGGGCCCCGCGCAGCATGACCCATGTCGTCGACATCGGCGTCAGCTACGGGCTCGCGGCCTCCATCGGAGTTCTCACCTACCGGCTCCCCAGCCCCTGGAAATGGTTCTACCTCGCCGGCGCCGTCGCCTTCTTCGGGCTCCCTCTCGTCACCGGCGGCACCTTCACCGACCTCGGCCACGCCATCGCGCTCTGCGTCGGCCTGCTCGCCTGGCCGCTCACCCGCAACGTTGTTTCACGTGAAACACGACCTCGTTTCACGTGA
- a CDS encoding ABC transporter permease: protein MYNPTVARLTYRALLGRRRALILFLLPALLIVISIAVRALTGVDDKVAADLLGGFALATMVPLIGVIAGTGAIGPEIDDGSIVYLLSKPVKRPTIIMTKLIVAIAVTMAFSAIPTLIAGFILNGNGQQIAVAYTVAALVASIAYSALFLLLGTVSRHAVVFGLVYALIWESLFGSLVSGAKTLSVQQWALSLAEKVAGEGYVDATVGLPTAAVLLTVVTVGANVYAGQKLRRLTLAGEE from the coding sequence ATGTACAACCCCACCGTTGCCCGGCTCACCTACCGGGCCTTGCTCGGCCGCCGCCGGGCACTGATCCTCTTCCTGCTGCCGGCCCTGCTCATCGTCATCTCCATCGCCGTCCGCGCGCTCACGGGTGTCGACGACAAGGTCGCCGCCGACCTGCTCGGCGGCTTCGCCCTCGCGACGATGGTCCCGCTGATCGGTGTCATCGCCGGTACGGGCGCCATCGGTCCCGAGATCGACGACGGGTCGATCGTCTACCTGCTCTCCAAGCCGGTGAAGCGCCCGACGATCATCATGACCAAGCTGATCGTCGCGATCGCCGTCACCATGGCCTTCTCCGCGATCCCCACCCTGATCGCCGGCTTCATCCTCAACGGCAACGGACAGCAGATCGCCGTCGCCTACACCGTCGCCGCCCTCGTCGCCTCGATCGCCTACAGCGCGCTGTTCCTGCTCCTGGGCACCGTCAGCCGGCACGCGGTCGTCTTCGGCCTGGTCTACGCACTGATCTGGGAGTCGCTCTTCGGTAGCCTGGTCTCCGGCGCCAAGACCCTCAGCGTCCAGCAGTGGGCCCTGTCCCTCGCCGAGAAGGTCGCGGGCGAGGGGTACGTCGATGCCACCGTCGGCCTGCCCACCGCCGCGGTCCTGCTCACCGTGGTCACCGTCGGCGCCAACGTCTACGCGGGCCAGAAGCTGCGCCGCCTCACCCTGGCGGGCGAGGAGTAG
- a CDS encoding ABC transporter ATP-binding protein, translating into MTIIDIDHTSRWFGNVVAVNDVTMRIGPGVTGLLGPNGAGKSTLINMMGGFLAPSTGTVTLDGTPIWCNEQVYKQIGVVPEREAMYDFLTGREFVVANAELHGLDDAAARRALATVEMEYAQDRKISTYSKGMRQRVKMASALVHDPSVLLLDEPFNGMDPRQRMQLMDLLRRMGDDGRTVLFSSHILEEVEQLASHIEVVVAGRHAASGDFRKIRRLMTDRPHRYLVRSSDDRALAAALIADPSTAGIEVDLKEGALRIQAVDFGRFTELLPQVSRAHGIRLLTVSPSDESLESVFSYLVAA; encoded by the coding sequence GTGACCATCATCGACATCGACCACACCTCCCGCTGGTTCGGGAACGTCGTCGCCGTCAACGACGTGACCATGCGCATCGGACCCGGTGTCACCGGCCTCCTGGGCCCCAACGGCGCGGGCAAGTCCACGCTCATCAACATGATGGGCGGCTTCCTGGCCCCCTCCACGGGCACCGTCACCCTCGACGGCACGCCGATCTGGTGCAACGAGCAGGTCTACAAGCAGATCGGCGTCGTGCCCGAGCGCGAGGCCATGTACGACTTCCTCACCGGCCGCGAGTTCGTCGTCGCCAACGCCGAACTCCACGGGCTCGACGACGCGGCCGCCCGGCGGGCGCTGGCCACGGTCGAGATGGAGTACGCCCAGGACCGCAAGATCTCCACGTACTCCAAGGGCATGCGCCAGCGCGTGAAGATGGCGTCCGCCCTGGTCCACGACCCGTCCGTACTGCTCCTCGACGAGCCGTTCAACGGCATGGACCCGCGCCAGCGCATGCAGCTGATGGACCTGCTGCGGCGCATGGGCGACGACGGGCGCACCGTCCTGTTCTCCTCCCACATCCTGGAGGAGGTCGAGCAACTGGCCTCCCACATCGAGGTGGTCGTCGCCGGCCGCCACGCCGCCTCGGGCGACTTCCGCAAGATCCGCCGCCTGATGACGGACCGCCCGCACCGCTACCTCGTCCGCTCCTCCGACGACCGGGCCCTCGCCGCGGCCCTGATCGCCGACCCGTCCACGGCCGGTATCGAGGTCGACCTGAAGGAAGGCGCCCTGCGCATCCAGGCCGTCGACTTCGGGCGCTTCACCGAGCTGCTGCCGCAGGTCTCCCGCGCGCACGGCATCCGGCTGCTGACGGTCTCGCCTTCCGACGAGTCCCTCGAGTCGGTCTTCTCCTACCTCGTCGCGGCCTGA